The DNA segment ATCTTGCACCTGTGGTAATATCTGGTGGAAAATTTTTGAGGCCTTTTCTGTTTAGCTATAAGGGATTTTTTTGCCATTATTCCCCGCCTCCTTTCTATCGAGCAAATGGCATTCCGAGATTTTGCAAAAGCTCCCTGGCTTCCTCATCGGATTTTGCCGTTGTCACTATAGTAATATCCATGCCCCTTATTTTGTCAATCTTATCGTAATCAATTTCCGGGAAAATCAACTGCTCTTTTATTCCCAGGGTGTAATTTCCTCTACCGTCAAAGGCATCGGGAGAAACTCCCTTAAAGTCGCGAACCCTGGGTAAGGCGACGTTAAAAAGTTTATCCAGAAAATCGTACATCCTTACACCGCGAAGGGTCACTTTCGCGCCGATTGGCATTCCTTTACGTATTTTGAAGGATGCAATGGACTTCTTCGCTTTTGTAACTACGGGCTTTTGTCCGGTTATTACGGCTATATCGTTGCAGGCCGACTCGATTGCCTTGGGATTTTCTTTTGCGTCACTTATTCCCATGTTTATCACTACTTTTTCCAAGCGGGGAACCTGCATCACCGATTTATAATTGAATTTTTTCATAAGCGCTGGTACCACTTCGTTTTCATATTTTTCTTTAAGTCTGGGCATTGAATTCCCTCCTTTCAGCTATGGTTATTTATCTATTACTTCATTACATTTTTTGCATACCCTTACCTTTGTACCGTCCTCCAAAAATGTATGCCCAACTCTTGTGGGTTTGCCGCATTTCGAGCAAACTATCATCAATTTTGATGTATAAACAGG comes from the Thermovenabulum gondwanense genome and includes:
- the rplE gene encoding 50S ribosomal protein L5 encodes the protein MPRLKEKYENEVVPALMKKFNYKSVMQVPRLEKVVINMGISDAKENPKAIESACNDIAVITGQKPVVTKAKKSIASFKIRKGMPIGAKVTLRGVRMYDFLDKLFNVALPRVRDFKGVSPDAFDGRGNYTLGIKEQLIFPEIDYDKIDKIRGMDITIVTTAKSDEEARELLQNLGMPFAR